The following nucleotide sequence is from Pseudarthrobacter psychrotolerans.
CTGGTGGACGAGGACGCGCTTCCCACCGCCGACCCGGATGTGCTCGCCGGGCCGTTCGCCCATGTGGTGGTCGACGAAGCTCAGGAGCTGACCGACGCCGAGTGGCAGATGCTGCTGCTCCGCTGCCCGTCGCGCAGCTTCACTGTCGTGGGGGACCGCGCCCAGGCCAGACACGGATTCGCCGAATCGTGGCAGGAACGGCTCGAGCGAGTCGGAATGCCCAATGTGAACCTGGCGGGCCTCAGCATCAACTACCGGACGCCGGAGGAGGTCATGGTGGAGGCCGAGCCGGTCATCAGGGCCGCCCTGCCGGACGCCAACGTGCCCACCTCGATCCGGAGCAGCGGCATCCCCGTGGACCACGGAGCCACGTCGGAGCTGGGCTCGGTCCTTGACACCTGGCTCGCCGAGCACGACGCCGGGACCGCCTGCGTCATCGGCTCCACTGACGCTGGCCGCAGCTCGGTCCCGGCCACCTCCCGCGTCAGGTGGCTGACTCCGGAACTGGTGAAGGGGCTCGAGTTCGATCTGGTGGTCCTCGTGGACCCGGAGGGCTTCGGCGCGGGCATCGAAGGAGCGGTGGACCGCTACGTTGCGATGACCCGCGCGACCCGGCAGCTCGTCATCCTCACCAGCCCTTGACGATTGCTGTGGCCGAGCCCAATCCGTACCGTTTTGGGATCGGCACCGCGCCCGGCGCGGCCGCCCGGCGTTACTTGGCGGCGTCGTCGAGCAGCTGCCGGAACTGGGCTTCGGTGTTGAGGGTGAGTTTTGTGTGCCGGCGAGGAAGAACGTCAGGGTGCCGGTGACGCCGAGCATCGCAGGGCCTTTCCTGGACGTCGCCGCCCGGTGCGTGCCTACAATAGGTGCATAAGTACGCACATGTTGTTCGATTGAGGGATACTCATGATCGAAGTCCTGGCCGTCCGCGCCTACCGGAGGCTCTTCTCAGCCCAGATTGTTGCGTTGCTGGGGACCGGTTTGCTGACGGTGGCCCTCGGATTGCTGGCGTTCGACCTTGCCGGAGCGAAGGCCGGGACCGTGCTGGGGACAGCGCTGACCATAAAGATGCTGGCCTACGTCTTCGTCGCGCCAGTCATGGCGGCACTGGTGGAAAAAATGCCAAAAAAGGCCGTACTGGTGGGCGCGGACCTGATCCGTGGCGGAATCGCCCTGATGCTGCCCGCGGTGGATCAGGCCTGGCACATCTATGTACTGGTCTTTGTGCTCCAGAGTGCCTCGGCGACGTTCACGCCCGCCTTCCAGTCCCTGATCCCGGTGGTGCTTCCCGACGAACGGCAGTACACGCGGGCACTGTCACTCTCCCGCCTTGCCTATGACCTGGAATCCCTGGTCAGCCCAGCCCTGGCCGCAGCACTCCTGTCCGTACTTACGTTCCACGAACTTTTCCTCGGCACCGTGGCAGGCTTTGTGTTCTCGGCGGCACTGGTAGTGACCACGCAGCTGCCCACGGCCACCGCCGTGAAGCAGGAAGGATCACTCTGGCACCGCACCACCCTCGGCGCCAGGATCTTCGCGAGGACGCCGGAACTGCGCGGCCTCCTCGCTTTGAATCTGGCGGTGGCGGCCGCTACGGCCCTGGTGCTGGTCAACACCGTGGTCATTGCCCGGGACCTTTTCGGGGGATCCAACGCCGACGTCGCCGTCGCCCTGGCCTGTTTCGGCGCAGGCTCGATGGCTGCAGCACTCAGCGCACCCAAGGCGCTGGACCGAATAGCCGACCGTTCACTGATGATGGCCGGAGCCGCGCTTCTTGCCCTTTGCCTCGCCGGCACGTTTGTGCTGCTGGCCACCGCCGGGCCATTGCACATCCTGCTGGGGCTCTGGGTTGCCCTGGGGGCCGGGACCTCGATGATCAGCACCCCTTCGGCCCGGCTGCTGCGCCGCTCCGCAACGGAAAGCACCAGGACCCATATCTTCACCGCCCAGTTCTCCCTCTCCCACGCGTGCTTCATCATCACGTACCCCGTAGCCGGCTGGATCGGCGCTTTCGCCAGCCAGCCCGCGGCCGCCGCAGTCCTGGCCCTGGTGGCTATGATCAGTACAGCAGCGGCCCTGAAATTCTGGCCGGCTGCCTCCAGGACCGGCGCAGAACCGGCCAGCAGGAAAGGGTGATCCGGTGGCAGAGGCCCAAGCCGTCAACACACCGAGCCTTCACCACCCCCGGCTCCCCGATGCCCGCCGGCTGGATGCCGCGACGGCCACCTTCCGGATGCTCTCCGATCCCACCCGCCTGCACGTGCTGTGGCTCCTGACGCAGGAACCGGCCGATGTGACCACCCTGGTGGAACGCACCGGAGCCTCCCGGACCTCAGTCAGCCAGCACCTGGCCAAGCTCCGCTTCAGCGGCCTTGTCAGCACACAAAAGGTCAGCCGCAGGGTGGTCTACAGCATCGCGGACGGCCACCTGGCCCGGCTTGTCCTGGAAGGCCTGAACCACGCCGACCACACCGTCACCGGGGAACCCAGCCACGGCTGACTGTCCTGCCGGGAAGGCGAGCACGCCGCCGCCCGCTCCCCCGGAACTGTGGGCATCGGCACATTGCAAAATATACCCCCTAGGGGTATTCTTTAGGTGTTGCCAATGAAGTGGTTTGTCCAGGCCCGTGCAAATTCCGGCCCTTACAGCCGTTCATCCCCAGCACCTCATCACACCTCTCTTGCAAAAGGACAGAACTGATATGAGTGCACCCCAGGTCCGGACCGAACTGCCCATCGTTGCAGCTGAAACTGCAGGGTGCAGTTGCTGCTCCACCCCTTCAGCGAAGCAGCTGTCACCCCAGGCAGAAGGTACGGAGTACTCCGTCACCGGCCTCACGTGCGGTCACTGTGTACAGACCGTTGAAAAGGCAGTCACCGCGCTCGACGGCGTGACGTCGGCCGCCGTCGAGCTCGTCGCCGGCGGGACCTCACGCCTAAGCGTCTCGGGGCCGCACACGGAGGCATCGGTCCGCGACGCCGTAGCCGCCGCCGGGTACAGCCTCACCAGCAGGTAGTTCAACTCCCGCCCCGAGGACAGCCCTGGCGGCTTCCTCGGGGAAGACTTCCCCACACAGGACGGCAACAATGGAAAACCACCACAATCACGACGACGGCGTGGACCACGCCGGCCACCAGCCCCCTAACCCCATACCGGGCCAGGCGACGGCGGTGGCAAGTCCGCCCGCAGATCACGCAGATCACGCCGGTCACGCCCGCCAGCAGCATGGTGCTCACGACGACGACCACGCGGTCCACAGCCACGGGCAGCACGCCGGGCACAGCACCGCCATGTTCAAGAACAGGTTCTGGCTCACCCTGGTCCTGTCCGTGCCCGTGGTGTACTTCAGCCCGATGGTCGGCCACCTCCTGGGCTACATGCCGCCGGTGTTCCCCGGCTCAACCTGGATCCCGGCCGTGCTGGGAACAGTGATTTTCCTCTACGGGGGCCAGCCGTTCCTCAAGGGCGGCCTGCAGGAACTGAAGACCCGGAGCCCCGGGATGATGCTGCTGATCGCGATGGCCATCACCGTTGCGTTCGCAGCGTCCTGGGTCACCAGCCTTGGCCTCGGTGGATTCGATCTGGACTTCTGGTGGGAACTGGCGCTTCTGGTCGCGATCATGCTGCTGGGCCACTGGATTGAAATGCGGGCCCTCGGTTCCGCGCAGGGCGCCCTGGACGCCCTCGCGGCCCTGCTCCCGGATGAAGCAGACCGCATCACCGACGCTGGCACCGAGACCATACCCGTCTCCGAACTTCGTGAAGGCGACATCGTCCTGGTCCGCTCGGGCGCCCGCATGCCCGCCGACGGCACCGTCGTCGAAGGCCAGGCCGAGTTCGACGAGTCCATGATCACCGGCGAATCCAAAACCGTGCCCCGCGCTCCAGGAGACAAAGTGGTGGCGGGGACCGTCGCCACGGACAACACCGTCCGGGTCCGCGTGACCGCCGTCGGCGAGAACACCGCACTGGCCGGCATCCAGCGGCTGGTGGCCGAAGCCCAGGCGTCCTCGTCCAAGGCCCAGGCGCTGGCCGACCGGGCCGCGGGGTTCCTGTTTTACTTCGCCGCCGGCGCGGGCATCATCACCTTCATCGTCTGGACCCTGCTGGGCAGCGTCCCGGAGGCAGTCACACGCACCGTCACGGTGCTCGTGATCGCGTGCCCCCATGCGCTGGGCCTGGCCATCCCCCTGGTGATCGCCATCTCCACCGAACAAGCCGCCCGCGCAGGCGTGCTGATCAAGAACCGGATGGCCCTCGAACGCATGCGGACCATCGACGTCGTCCTCTTTGACAAAACCGGCACTCTCACTACCGGCGAACCGGACCTGAAAGACATCGCCGCCGTTGGGGGCCGGGATACAGACCGCCTGCTGGCCCTGGCCGCAGCTGTGGAATCCGACAGTGAACACCCCGTCGCACGGGCCATCGTCCGCGCCGCCCGCCAACGGAACCTGACCGTCCCGGATGCCGCCGGCTTCTCGTCCCTCACCGGCCGGGGCGTCCGCGCCACGGTGGACGGGCGGACGGTCCACGTCGGCGGGCCCGCGCTCCTGCGCGAGCTCGGCGCCGTCGAGCCTGAACCGCTGGCTCGCTCCACCCGGGCCTGGATGGACCGTGGAGCCGCCGTGCTGCACGTGATCGACGGGAACAGTGTCCTGGGCGCCGTCAGCCTCGAAGACGCCGTCCGCCCGGAATCCCGCCAGGCCGTGGCCGCCCTGCAGAACCGGGGCATCAAGGTGGCCATGATCACCGGCGACGCCCGGCAGGTGGCCCGGGCCGTGGCCGAAGAGCTGCACATTGACGAGGTCTTCGCCCAAGTCCTTCCGGCGGACAAGGACAAGAAAGTCGCCGAGCTCCAGGGCCGCGGGCTGAAGGTGGCAATGGTGGGCGACGGCGTCAACGACTCCCCGGCATTGGCCCGGGCCGAGGTGGGCATCGCGATCGGCGCCGGCACGGATGTGGCGATGGAATCGGCCGGCGTGGTCCTGGCCGGCAATGACCCCCGCGCGGTGCTGTCCATGGTGGACCTGTCCCGTGCCAGTTACCGGAAGATGTGGCAGAACCTCATCTGGGCCACCGGCTACAACGTGTTGTCCGTCCCGCTGGCCGCGGGCGTGCTTGCCTTCGCAGGGGTGGTACTTTCCCCGGCGGCCGGCGCCGTGCTGATGTCAGTGTCCACCATCGTGGTGGCGTTGAACGCCCAGCTGCTGCGCCGCGTGAAACTCAATCCCGCCCAGGTGCGTTGAACCAGAGAACCACCCGACAAAGGCCAAGTCGTTAGGCCTAACCACAAGCCGTTAGGCTTAAACCAGCAGGCCCGCCCACACGAGTAGGAGGAGCGCCGTGGCAGCAACAGCATGCAGCCCCTTCGCGGCGCTCCTCCTCCGTGCAGTGCTGCTGACCGGGCTGCTGGCTGTCATCGCAGGAATTTTCGGGATGCACATCATGTCAGGCGCCCACACCATGCCCGCGGCAGCCTCTGCCGGCACGGACATGCCTCTGACACAGATCCAGGGCTCCCATGCCGACCATGGGGACCACCCGGCAGCCCAATCCCCCGCTACCGATGTTCCGGCGGCAGCGGTGTCCGGGACGGCGTCCGCATGCGCGGCCCACGGCAGCTGCCCGTCCATGTCCGCGATGGACGCGGCCTGTGTCCTGTCCCCTGCCAACACCTCCCTGTCGGCGCCACTGCCGGGCACCTCGCCGTTCCCGGCCCTTGACGTCGCCGGCGGCGCCCTGGTCACCACCAGCT
It contains:
- a CDS encoding metalloregulator ArsR/SmtB family transcription factor, whose product is MAEAQAVNTPSLHHPRLPDARRLDAATATFRMLSDPTRLHVLWLLTQEPADVTTLVERTGASRTSVSQHLAKLRFSGLVSTQKVSRRVVYSIADGHLARLVLEGLNHADHTVTGEPSHG
- a CDS encoding MFS transporter is translated as MIEVLAVRAYRRLFSAQIVALLGTGLLTVALGLLAFDLAGAKAGTVLGTALTIKMLAYVFVAPVMAALVEKMPKKAVLVGADLIRGGIALMLPAVDQAWHIYVLVFVLQSASATFTPAFQSLIPVVLPDERQYTRALSLSRLAYDLESLVSPALAAALLSVLTFHELFLGTVAGFVFSAALVVTTQLPTATAVKQEGSLWHRTTLGARIFARTPELRGLLALNLAVAAATALVLVNTVVIARDLFGGSNADVAVALACFGAGSMAAALSAPKALDRIADRSLMMAGAALLALCLAGTFVLLATAGPLHILLGLWVALGAGTSMISTPSARLLRRSATESTRTHIFTAQFSLSHACFIITYPVAGWIGAFASQPAAAAVLALVAMISTAAALKFWPAASRTGAEPASRKG
- a CDS encoding heavy-metal-associated domain-containing protein, translating into MSAPQVRTELPIVAAETAGCSCCSTPSAKQLSPQAEGTEYSVTGLTCGHCVQTVEKAVTALDGVTSAAVELVAGGTSRLSVSGPHTEASVRDAVAAAGYSLTSR
- a CDS encoding heavy metal translocating P-type ATPase; the protein is MENHHNHDDGVDHAGHQPPNPIPGQATAVASPPADHADHAGHARQQHGAHDDDHAVHSHGQHAGHSTAMFKNRFWLTLVLSVPVVYFSPMVGHLLGYMPPVFPGSTWIPAVLGTVIFLYGGQPFLKGGLQELKTRSPGMMLLIAMAITVAFAASWVTSLGLGGFDLDFWWELALLVAIMLLGHWIEMRALGSAQGALDALAALLPDEADRITDAGTETIPVSELREGDIVLVRSGARMPADGTVVEGQAEFDESMITGESKTVPRAPGDKVVAGTVATDNTVRVRVTAVGENTALAGIQRLVAEAQASSSKAQALADRAAGFLFYFAAGAGIITFIVWTLLGSVPEAVTRTVTVLVIACPHALGLAIPLVIAISTEQAARAGVLIKNRMALERMRTIDVVLFDKTGTLTTGEPDLKDIAAVGGRDTDRLLALAAAVESDSEHPVARAIVRAARQRNLTVPDAAGFSSLTGRGVRATVDGRTVHVGGPALLRELGAVEPEPLARSTRAWMDRGAAVLHVIDGNSVLGAVSLEDAVRPESRQAVAALQNRGIKVAMITGDARQVARAVAEELHIDEVFAQVLPADKDKKVAELQGRGLKVAMVGDGVNDSPALARAEVGIAIGAGTDVAMESAGVVLAGNDPRAVLSMVDLSRASYRKMWQNLIWATGYNVLSVPLAAGVLAFAGVVLSPAAGAVLMSVSTIVVALNAQLLRRVKLNPAQVR